AAACAGTACGAAGCCAgaatgaaacaaaataagGAAATTATAAAGGCATTAACCCCCACATTATCATATATTAACTCCAATATAAATACAACTATCGATATGAGCAACTTTGTCAAGACAAAGATAATCAGTGTCTTTGTGGACGATAGTGGTTCATCGAAGAGGCTTTCGAAATCCTTGACAAAGAAAACCAGCCAGTCAActaaaaaacaaaaatatgatatcaaacaaataaCAGAACAGAGTTTAACCAGCCCATCAAATCCATTAGTTGATGTGCAAACCCTCCCGATACTCTTAAAATTTTGTCTTAATTCCTtaacttttgattttgactCTATCTCCACATCGCTTGTGTTAATTGATTATATTAAAAAGCACCCCTCCATTGAGCTCTATGGCCATGGATTGAATATTGATTGCTATAATGCTATTTTAATCCAGGTATGGTCAAAAACTGAGAATTTGACAATGATCACCTGTCTGTTAGATGAATTAAAAGTAAATGCAGTTCAGCCGGATTTGTATACTTTTAAGATCATTGCCAAAATTTACCTACATTTTATGAGGGTGAAGGATGGACTTGCAAGTGAACCCTATATTCTTTGGAACAACTCCCAGGATATACACAAGTTAAGAGACTATCTACGTGATTTCAGACTTCTATAGACTTATCTTTCCTGTATATATTGTATAAAATTCTAGATGTTGGGGGAAAAAATGGctcaaaaatgaaaaatggaaagtgaaaagtgaaaaaaagggaaattAAACTCTGACGCGTAAAATACGAGTGACGAGATTACGAGGAACTTTTAAACAGTTAACGTGTAGTTGTAGACTATTTAAATGTTCAGACAAAAAGTTGTACCCTAACAGGAGTATATCATCTGAACATGATCATCACGCAGCAACAATTTTATAGGGAGTTTCGGAAAATATGCaagatttcaacaacacaTTCGACGTGTAAACTGGCAATTTTCGTATCATGTTTTGACGTTGACTCAATCTGTTCGGCTAGAATGCTAAGCGATTATTTAAAAAGGCAGTTTATAGTCTTTCAAATAGTTCCAGTCATTGGCTACATTGACTTACGTGAAAAGTATTTGAAGCTTGAGTCTGAAATTGCAAATGTTATCTTGATTGGGTGTGGTGCAACGGCTGATTTGGAGAGCTTCCTTGAGATTGACATAAGTGATTATCTAGGTGACGATATGACTCCTGACGAAGCAGCTCTACTGATACATGAAGGGAGATTAGGTGATGTGAAACTAACGAGGAAGTTGTATGTTATTGATGGGCATAGGCCCTGGAATCTGGATAATCTATATGGATCTCCTATTGTTTTGTGTCTTGATGATAACACCACAGAGGGGATGAATGCTGAACGAGAggctttttattttctaaTCAACGTtccagaagaagaagaagaagaagaagaagaagacgaagaagaagtagaaattgaagatttagCAActgataatgatgaagataacGATTTGATACTGAATGAACCCctagaaagaaaaagaacaagacaGGCGCCCAAGGAatcgaaaaagaagaagcaaaaaagATTAGTGGATGAGTACCAAGAAGTTCTAGAAAACTATTACCAACAAGGTTCGACGGTTTCGATACCTTCATCGCATCAAACATATGATTTATTATCCACTATTGGAGAAATTAATATTGACTCACTCTGGTTAGCCATTGTGGGTACGAGGTCATTACGTGACGTATATAGAAAAGTTTATGACCTGGTTTACCCGggcttgaaaaatgaagtCCAAAGGCTACAAGTTGATATAGACGCCTACACTATGAGGTCCTCGAATTCAAATAATGCATTGATAACATCGTCAGCATTGAATTTTGATATCAGCAAAAAAGCCGATAATCACGGCTTACAGAGCTGTAAGGAATATACCCTTTTTTTGTTGCACTACTGGACATTGTATGACTCCTTCTTTTACTCGGAGTATGTTAATTCTAAATGTCACTTATACACCAATGATGGACGTCGGTTActgaaaactttatttGCAAGGATGGGAATACCCTTAATTCAAGCTACACAAAACTGGCATTATCTCGATTTGGAGTTGAAGAGGAAACTGGATTCACTTGTT
The Pichia kudriavzevii chromosome 2, complete sequence DNA segment above includes these coding regions:
- a CDS encoding uncharacterized protein (PKUD0B01630; similar to Saccharomyces cerevisiae YDL044C (MTF2); ancestral locus Anc_3.147) — translated: MWKYTRSCRLNRKYSSFTKLGKTFGEIEKDVASNKTESVIDKIKENTLYKSFFQDYEKLKKDSDSGVSRITSFEEQKSFKQVFDYLSKETNKIGVVKSLETFVNFQSPVQQKSGGLRKENKGQASFFQSTSGPINLEKQYEARMKQNKEIIKALTPTLSYINSNINTTIDMSNFVKTKIISVFVDDSGSSKRLSKSLTKKTSQSTKKQKYDIKQITEQSLTSPSNPLVDVQTLPILLKFCLNSLTFDFDSISTSLVLIDYIKKHPSIELYGHGLNIDCYNAILIQVWSKTENLTMITCLLDELKVNAVQPDLYTFKIIAKIYLHFMRVKDGLASEPYILWNNSQDIHKLRDYLRDFRLL
- a CDS encoding uncharacterized protein (PKUD0B01640; similar to Saccharomyces cerevisiae YLR103C (CDC45); ancestral locus Anc_8.292) translates to MIITQQQFYREFRKICKISTTHSTCKLAIFVSCFDVDSICSARMLSDYLKRQFIVFQIVPVIGYIDLREKYLKLESEIANVILIGCGATADLESFLEIDISDYLGDDMTPDEAALLIHEGRLGDVKLTRKLYVIDGHRPWNLDNLYGSPIVLCLDDNTTEGMNAEREAFYFLINVPEEEEEEEEEDEEEVEIEDLATDNDEDNDLILNEPLERKRTRQAPKESKKKKQKRLVDEYQEVLENYYQQGSTVSIPSSHQTYDLLSTIGEINIDSLWLAIVGTRSLRDVYRKVYDLVYPGLKNEVQRLQVDIDAYTMRSSNSNNALITSSALNFDISKKADNHGLQSCKEYTLFLLHYWTLYDSFFYSEYVNSKCHLYTNDGRRLLKTLFARMGIPLIQATQNWHYLDLELKRKLDSLVLREAWKFNLREIIIDGFKRNYGFHGSISSGDYVNAVQALLEHGTTRSITKKKVQSNRDDENGGPSGTNNEDNGEEHEDKNQHFLNSFWRAYDSLNNYSEIKKGMEIAKYQQQFIFEKGSEIIQKGMVKTQSKFRVVILNESFTMNSSITKSNNSDSTFNKSMSSLKDDRVVDITTFGNGSQMFQNPLILTKLGNWILNVQADLDEGVLPLVIGAYNSETKTYLVCGLPSRASFDLDGDEEEEEGADDDDDDADDDDDDNSNTSRKNRKDSKKVNKQHVILNAFSVLFEKVTQEINIQARMDSFQSAIIELRKEDLTKFLDGLTRYSQYML